In the Quercus lobata isolate SW786 chromosome 5, ValleyOak3.0 Primary Assembly, whole genome shotgun sequence genome, one interval contains:
- the LOC115988387 gene encoding tyrosine-protein phosphatase DSP1-like isoform X2 has protein sequence MVIESLGGGGGEGEARPVMIEPPPPSSMMFSSGPAVCNSHAPAPPSPRTPPLTGDDDSDGDGLELLIPPLNFSMVDYGIFRSGFPDDANFGFLKSLGLRSVISLCTEPYPEVSKKFLKDNKIELFTFEIDGCKEPFVNIPEEKIRNALRVVLDVTKHPVLIHCKRGKVSYCD, from the exons ATGGTGATTGAGAGCttgggaggaggaggaggagaaggagaagCGCGCCCCGTGATGATCGAGCCGCCGCCGCCGTCGTCGATGATGTTTTCATCCGGCCCCGCCGTCTGTAACTCTCACGCTCCGGCGCCTCCTTCTCCTAGGACTCCTCCGTTGACCGGAGACGATGATTCCGACGGAGACGGATTGGAACTGCTGATTCCGCCGCTGAATTTCTCGATGGTCGATTATGGCATCTTCCGGTCCGGTTTCCCCGATGACGCTAATTTCGGCTTCTTGAAATCCCTAGGCCTCCGTTCCGTTAT aTCTTTGTGCACGGAGCCGTATCCTGAAGTGAGCAAGAAATTCTTGAAAGATAATAAGATTGAGCTGTTCACGTTCGAAATCGATGGTTGTAAG GAGCCTTTTGTAAACATTCCTGAGGAAAAAATCCGCAATGCACTCAGAGTTGTTCTTG ATGTGACTAAACACCCAGTCCTGATTCATTGCAAGAGAGGGAAGGTatcatattgtgattga
- the LOC115988387 gene encoding probable tyrosine-protein phosphatase DSP4 isoform X1 — MVIESLGGGGGEGEARPVMIEPPPPSSMMFSSGPAVCNSHAPAPPSPRTPPLTGDDDSDGDGLELLIPPLNFSMVDYGIFRSGFPDDANFGFLKSLGLRSVISLCTEPYPEVSKKFLKDNKIELFTFEIDGCKHRTGCLVGCLRRLQRWCLSSVFDEYQRFAAAKARVSDQRFIELFDLSSLRQSPISFSCSRRH, encoded by the exons ATGGTGATTGAGAGCttgggaggaggaggaggagaaggagaagCGCGCCCCGTGATGATCGAGCCGCCGCCGCCGTCGTCGATGATGTTTTCATCCGGCCCCGCCGTCTGTAACTCTCACGCTCCGGCGCCTCCTTCTCCTAGGACTCCTCCGTTGACCGGAGACGATGATTCCGACGGAGACGGATTGGAACTGCTGATTCCGCCGCTGAATTTCTCGATGGTCGATTATGGCATCTTCCGGTCCGGTTTCCCCGATGACGCTAATTTCGGCTTCTTGAAATCCCTAGGCCTCCGTTCCGTTAT aTCTTTGTGCACGGAGCCGTATCCTGAAGTGAGCAAGAAATTCTTGAAAGATAATAAGATTGAGCTGTTCACGTTCGAAATCGATGGTTGTAAG CATCGCACTGGTTGTTTGGTTGGATGTTTAAGAAGATTGCAACGATGGTGCCTGTCATCAGTTTTCGACGAGTACCAGAGGTTTGCTGCTGCTAAGGCCAGAGTGTCCGACCAGAGGTTCATAGAGTTGTTTGATCTTTCCAGCTTGAGGCAGTCCCCTATATCATTTTCATGTTCAAGGAGACACTAA